From Pleurocapsa sp. PCC 7319:
GCTTACTGGGAACAACTAACTAAACCAGGTCGTAGACTTGTTCAATATGGTTATTTGGGATTAGTTTGTGGCTATTTCCTTTATTATTTTTTATACTCAGGTAATTTTAATTATTATTTTTCAGGTGCTTGGACTCATGAAGCTGGTCAAGTAGCAAAGGTTCTCCATTCAGGTTTCTATTTTGGTGGACAAGCAATTCCTATTCCCAAGTTAATTGCTTCACCCCTGACCCTAGCTATTATGGTCGGCATTTTTTATGTTGCAAGTAGCAAAGTTGAAAAAATCTATGGTGCCTATCTCAAAAAACAAAACCCTGATATCGACCGCAAAATAATTTTGCATCGGGTTTTTACAGTAGTTACTTTCCTCTCGTTTAATGCCTTTTATGTCTATGGTGGCCGTCCTGAGATTCTGCGCCTTCCCGTATATGTGCAGATATCCTTTAACGTTTCGGTAGTTTTAGTCAGTACTTTTTGGCTATACCGTACTTGGGGGCGTACCGCTAATCAATACAACCAAGAAAGTATTAGTGATAAACTTCGTCGTCAATTGCAAAAACTCAAAATCGATTTTACCAGTGTTCTCGGTGGTCGTTCAATAGATAACTTGAAAGCAAATGAACTGGAGTTATTAGCCCAAGTCCTACCTAAAGTGACCCGACAAGATCGTTTGCAAGTTTATCATGGTGTTCTCGAAGAATCTCTCCAAGCAGGTAACATAGAAGCCTCTAATAGCCTTCATGCTTTGGAATCGATACGTAAGCCTCTGGCAGTCACAGAAGAAGAGCACTTTGCTATTTTGACTGAGTTGGGTATTGATGATCCTAATTTACTCAAGTCTCCTCAAGAATATGCCCAAGAAGAAAGACTAAAAATCGAAAGCTATCAGGAGGCACTTACGGGATTACTTCAGGAATTAGTAGATAGTGGAATGCCTGTCCATGAAGCGGTGGAAGCCAAAACAAAGCAAATTAGTAATCTGAAGAACCAATATAATATCACCAAACAAGAACACCTACGGGTATTGGACGGACTATTTAATTCTCTACGCCCCAAAGCTGAGAAGCTCCTAGCACTAGTACAAGTAGAAAACTCTCGTTATCAGATAATTAGTGACTTTCAACCTCATAGCAATGCACCAATCTTTCATCTGTTAGGCAAATTATTGCTGGCAAAAAAACAATTGATTGTTACCCCCCTCTTGGCAGTATTAGAATTACTAAAGGATGAACCAGATGTAGTTCCACTGGCTCGTAGGACAGGTATTTTAGCTCCACACGCGATCGCCCAGGTTTTTGCTACTGAACCCCAATGGCAACAGCGTTTAAATCCACAAATTCTCCGAGAATTAATTCCCAGTAACTTAAATAATAGCCAAATAAATGTGATTCAAGACGAAGAAGCTGAAACTTTAAAAGATCGAGAACCTTTCTTGGCACAAGCAGTAGAGGATGTTCTATTAGAGTTGTTACAAGAGCCCAATCCTATTACCGAATCAGTAAGCCTATATGCTTTAACTCAACTCAATCAAACTCAGGGGTTAGCTAAAGCTCAACAAATACTCCAAAAACCGTTTTCAGATGATTTAGTT
This genomic window contains:
- a CDS encoding 4Fe-4S binding protein, which translates into the protein MFNQVAERKMHVFRYILVVSWLLLILSLFIDPISPLLTDPNSSFFSPLKDNLINLAQDPETCIRVQGKCLISTPYAVGARLFWGFIVPSAIAIVFVLGHETWRRICPLYFLSQIPRGLGMKPRKKIAQNKWLVENHLYLQFALFFLGLNMRILFINSARPVFGFFLLFTIASAIAINFIYGGRSWCHYVCPFGMVQMVFTGPRALLGSEAQKEPAKTITQSMCRTFDPETNSEKIACIGCKSPCMDIDAEKAYWEQLTKPGRRLVQYGYLGLVCGYFLYYFLYSGNFNYYFSGAWTHEAGQVAKVLHSGFYFGGQAIPIPKLIASPLTLAIMVGIFYVASSKVEKIYGAYLKKQNPDIDRKIILHRVFTVVTFLSFNAFYVYGGRPEILRLPVYVQISFNVSVVLVSTFWLYRTWGRTANQYNQESISDKLRRQLQKLKIDFTSVLGGRSIDNLKANELELLAQVLPKVTRQDRLQVYHGVLEESLQAGNIEASNSLHALESIRKPLAVTEEEHFAILTELGIDDPNLLKSPQEYAQEERLKIESYQEALTGLLQELVDSGMPVHEAVEAKTKQISNLKNQYNITKQEHLRVLDGLFNSLRPKAEKLLALVQVENSRYQIISDFQPHSNAPIFHLLGKLLLAKKQLIVTPLLAVLELLKDEPDVVPLARRTGILAPHAIAQVFATEPQWQQRLNPQILRELIPSNLNNSQINVIQDEEAETLKDREPFLAQAVEDVLLELLQEPNPITESVSLYALTQLNQTQGLAKAQQILQKPFSDDLVKDTAASLLAPSSKGGVIEQLLSISRQPHFKAMTPEQLLSISQHPHFKTMPPEQLLSLLKQIQIND